One genomic segment of Panicum virgatum strain AP13 chromosome 2N, P.virgatum_v5, whole genome shotgun sequence includes these proteins:
- the LOC120658167 gene encoding uncharacterized protein LOC120658167, translating into MAASNSSSAGKNGTNPLEAMGAFFSKQVDRRKLVTSEKQALSTRLSASGDAFPGSEHRPADRKRWMAELGADRVRVHQVVWPGTHDSATNKIGVPLVTRPFAQCQSMSVCEQLAMGTRVIDVRVQEERRVCHGILATYPVDVVLDDVRRFLGETESEVVILEVRTEFGHEDPPEFDKFLVDKLGEEHLIPQDEAVFHKTIAELLPRRVICVWKPRKSPAPKPGAPLWSAGYLKDNWIDTDLPETKFESNLKFLGQQPPVADRRFFYRVENTVTPKADNPVLCVWPVTKRIHGYARLFIAEAFAKGLGDKLQVFSTDFIDGDFVDACAGVTKARVDGTA; encoded by the coding sequence ATGGCCGCCTCCAATAGCAGCAGCGCTGGCAAGAACGGCACCAACCCGCTGGAGGCCATGGGCGCCTTCTTCTCGAAGCAGGTCGACCGGCGGAAGCTGGTCACCAGCGAGAAGCAGGCGCTGTCCACGCGGCTGTCGGCGTCCGGCGATGCGTTCCCGGGGTCGGAGCACCGTCCGGCGGACCGGAAGCGGTGGATGGCGGAGCTGGGCGCGGACCGGGTGCGCGTGCACCAGGTGGTGTGGCCCGGCACGCACGACTCGGCCACCAACAAGATCGGCGTCCCGCTGGTGACCCGCCCCTTCGCGCAGTGCCAGTCCATgtccgtgtgcgagcagctggCCATGGGCACGCGCGTCATCGACGTGCGCGTCCAGGAGGAGCGCCGCGTCTGCCACGGCATCCTGGCCACGTACCCCGTCGACGTCGTGCTCGACGACGTGCGGCGCTTCCTGGGCGAGACCGAGTCGGAGGTGGTCATCCTCGAGGTGCGCACCGAGTTCGGGCACGAGGACCCGCCCGAGTTCGACAAGTTCCTGGTCGACAAGCTCGGCGAGGAGCACCTGATCCCGCAGGACGAGGCGGTGTTCCACAAGACCATCGCGGagctgctcccgcggcgggtGATCTGCGTGTGGAAGCCCCGCAAGTCGCCGGCGCCCAAGCCCGGGGCCCCGCTGTGGAGCGCGGGCTACCTCAAGGACAACTGGATCGACACGGACCTGCCGGAGACCAAGTTCGAGAGCAACCTCAAGTTCCTGGGGCAGCAGCCGCCGGTGGCGGACCGGCGCTTCTTCTACCGGGTGGAGAACACGGTGACGCCCAAGGCCGACAACCCCGTGCTGTGCGTGTGGCCGGTCACCAAGCGCATCCACGGCTACGCGCGCCTCTTCATCGCCGAGGCCTTCGCCAAGGGCCTCGGCGACAAGCTGCAGGTCTTCTCCACCGACTTCATCGACGGCGACTTCGTCGACGCTTGCGCCGGCGTCACCAAGGCTCGCGTCGACGGCACCGCCTGA